GCAGCATTAGCCATTTTGGAAGCGCGACAAATTCAGTCGATTCAAGGTCTCTGTATTCAACTTCAAGTTCAGGTTTTAGAACACCTCCCCCTTATGCCCATACTCCCACAAAGACGTATAAGGATCTCAGAAGCTATTCAGATCATCAGCAAGTTATCTCCTTCTCCAAACAACCAGGAAATCATGTCAAGTCCAATAATATTGCGGTACAAAATGGTGTTCATGCTGAAAAGAAACAATCCCAGTACAGCATGGACTATGCCTGGTTGGATGATAAATACAAGCTGGTTGATCACAATCTGCAGAGTTTCAAGAATGCTAACGTGGGATATCCACAGAAAATTGAAGCGAATAATTGGGCTGATCGGTACTTGTCCGAGGAAAAGGGATTCATGAAGTTCAACGATGCTGATGATGGTGCAGATAGTGATTCAAGTTCTGATCTATTCGAATTGCCAAATTATGATTTGGATTTCTATTCCAGTGGTTTACCGGTTTATGAGACAACAAATATGGACAGCATCAAGAGATGTGCACCTATATCTAGTGCAGCAGCAAGATAATTTTATCTCCACTTCTCTCTCTTAATTCATCACAAGTACTTCATTATTGTCGATGTTGAACTTAGAAATTGGTGATGAAGAGAAGATTAATTAAACCCTTCTTTTGGGGGGGTTGAGATCCAGATATGGTTTAAGATTCTCCCTTTTACGTTCTTTGAATGTTCTGCACAACTTTTTTCTGTATGTACAGTTTGGAATGTTGGTTGGTCTCAACTTTTTTCCCTACTAGTTTTCAAGTAAAGTCATATATAGTGCAAAAACAACAACATAGTAGCCCTCCACCACTATAATGCTATTCAGCTTGGTGTGTACTCGTGCACTACTAGAGATCCTCTTCCACAGCTCCACTTCCACTAGTGGAAGAACAAAGAATCATCACACCATGTGATAGCTATCCTTTTTTATCTTTTGACTTTGGACATAAGCAAAGAATAGATTTATCACATGATCTGTGTACCTAATATGTAATGCATAAAATCTAGCATGCCATCATATGATTGATTAACAGTAGTCACTAGTACTAGGAAAGTGGAAATTGCCTATCAAGTCCCTTGATTTTTTAGGAATTCATCTACTAGCAGTCAGCCAAGTATGAATTCGAAAACTTTTCATACATAATGTTGCTTTTGCAACATATATACTGAGGTCTTATTCTTCAGCCAAAAACAAAGCCTCCGCAATTCACTGGCCTTTGTCTGAAGGGCCAAAAATTGTTTGGctatcaaattttttcaaacaatatttcgcttgtatcataaatatatttgtcaatccacctttttatgttttcaatcacctttttatctctcatccatcacatcacaaaaagtattacactaattattctaaataatatttcaaacaatactctatccaaacaaactagaAATTTCGACCCCATTCTTTCCCTTAAAAGTCATAACGTCCCTAGTTAGATTATAGTCTTGCATAGCCAAAAGAGCGCATTCCCAGAGTTTTTCAGTCTTGAACATGATTGGCTTGGATAATATCTGCCATACCATTCAAGTGCGTTTCCAaagaaatcaagagaaaagaagTATGATTAAGTTTTGTTATTTCCTACTCGTGATCCTAGCTTGGTTGAAGGTTATAATGCATATATATTGAAAGTGGTTTGAACatttagcctttttttttctttcccctttttgaCGCTTAAATTCAACTAAATATGTGATCCTGTTGAAGGATAAGGTTGGATTCTATTCCAGAACTAACACCAAATATTGCTTAATTTTTAATGACTAAACTGTATAATGTTGAGTTTTAAGGACTAAAGTATGAAATCTTTCAAACCCATCAGAGAAAATCCTTCAAGAATACAAAAGATAATCCAGCAGCATGAGATGGAAATGATTACGGCTTTTTTGCATTAGCATTATTGACTTG
This portion of the Coffea eugenioides isolate CCC68of chromosome 11, Ceug_1.0, whole genome shotgun sequence genome encodes:
- the LOC113752500 gene encoding protein BIG GRAIN 1-like E → MSIVGHPAPDKMLTKSVHRKNDSGELDVFEAAKYFSAANEIYAYENGATFAQKGVRDHHHQERQASKAGRFSLDVPMRNSNSIPSQTTVMEKQMMIKEKKHKQPSSPGGKLANFLNSLFSQTSSRKKKSKSTTTTQSKKDDQDDQSPGWRRKRRSSISHFGSATNSVDSRSLYSTSSSGFRTPPPYAHTPTKTYKDLRSYSDHQQVISFSKQPGNHVKSNNIAVQNGVHAEKKQSQYSMDYAWLDDKYKLVDHNLQSFKNANVGYPQKIEANNWADRYLSEEKGFMKFNDADDGADSDSSSDLFELPNYDLDFYSSGLPVYETTNMDSIKRCAPISSAAAR